Below is a genomic region from Zea mays cultivar B73 chromosome 9, Zm-B73-REFERENCE-NAM-5.0, whole genome shotgun sequence.
AAAAAAATCTAGATGAGAAATAAATGTGGACGGACAAATCAGtgacataaacgaaaaatctggacaaaaaaaacaaatcagtgacaaagacaaaaagtattaaacgcccaccgtggggcttgaacccacaaccacaaggttaagagccttgcgatttaccaactgagctagacgAGCTTTGTGTACAGAattgagctcggcgccaagatctatggcgccgagctcggtgacACGTCAACGCCATGACATCCATTCGTGCcagcgcagcacgtacctcggcgccatagcctatggcgccgagtgacattaaaattttttagggtctaaacgtgatttttttcCAAGGAAGGGCCAAAATGCAAAAAAATCGGGCAGTGAGCCGGGCTCACGGGTCACGGTGTCAGTGTGTCACAGCCCTAAGCAAGCAGACGAGCAGTGAGCCGGGCGCCCGGGCCGCCGGGACAAGTCCAAGCGGGCAAGCGGCCAAGCCTCCAGCAGTCCAGCTCCAAGGCTCCAAAGCGGGTAGCTACCTTGCTGTTGCTGCTTGCCTGTGTTGCTGCTACTCTGCAATTGCAATGCCAGTGCTGCATTGCTGCTGCCGGTACTTAGCTAGTTAGGTGGTTGCTAATTGCTATGCCTAGTTGGCAATCGGCTGCAgccaggggtggtaatggatcacgatccaaatgcttcttcacaaaaAATTAAGGCCCTCAAATAatattagttcaaaaataaataagaATAAGGACCGATCCTAATCCGATTCGACCCTTAAAATTTGCAGTGTAAAGTTTAtagcccattaccacccctagctgCAGCTGCAAACTTGTAGAGTGAAGCCTGGCCTGCCTAGGCGCCTGGATACGCCTGGCGTGAAGCTGCTGCAGAagcactaaccatgtgtttggttGCTGCAGAAGCACTAACTGGGTAGTCTAGCAGCCGACATGTGTTGACCAGCGTGTCTGTTTACCCGTATACACAGGTGGGTGGTCAGACATATGCAGTCACGTCTTCGCGGGAGGTCTTTGTCCCGCATCCACCGATACGTGTGAAACGTATTCGTGGGAGCATGCTCGCATGAGGCCGGTTACACACATAGGTATCCAATTATGTGGTAAGTAGTGGCGAAGTACTCATGTTATAGAACGCCAAACACGGACAGGCTACATATGCAGAAGTCAGATTGTATATCGGGTATGTCAGACATACTCAAACCGGAATCCAAAATTTCGGGCACGAAATTTCGGGCGCGAAATTTCGGGCACTTAATTCAGATCGAGTTTGGGTTCAATTGTTGAATACCCGAAATATTTAAAACTCAAAaaacccgacccgaaattttgGGTATACCCAAATGTTTAATCCTAGTTGGGAGGACAAGAGTGAGTACTACGTTCCTGTCATCTTTTTTTGTTATTAATGACAGAAGATACACCAATATCAATTAGGGTTAGACCTACGTATAGCCGAGTGAGTGCACATGCCCCTGCTCATTTCTCTGGGTGTAAATAGTAGAGTCTAAATTTTTATCATTAGGTCTCTTGCCTAGACTAATTTATATACCCTCGCTTTGATATTTTGGTGGTAGTTGTTGCAAGTGTGTCATCACTCCTATTTTATATTAGGTCTGACTGTGATATCAATATCTAGTAAAGTTGAGATTATATAACACTTTTGTAAGTTCGAGCAATTTTATAGGAGTATTAACTTTTATGACACAAAAAATATAAATTCTAGGGTGTATTTAATGAAATTTGTGTCATAAATATTGATATTATTTTTCTAAATCTAATTATATTCACAAACTCTAAACTTAGGACAAATTTAGAAGTTAATTTATTTGTAGGCAAAGGCAGTAACACTAACGCCACGCGACGGATCAGACAAGAGCATTCAATTATGAATGACGGAAACCTTGGTGCTGTGAAAGGAACCAACATTGTAATTTGTAAACAAGACTACAGTTTTACAACTTTGATCTAACAAGGTATCAAGTCAACTACAGTCTACAGCAAGCATGTTGCACACAATTAAGCACTCAAGTAAAATGGAGATATGTAACCTGATCGGCTGTGATGGCCGAGACTGGTAGTGAAGTTCCTGTGTAGTTATGTCTTGCTACTGTTACAGCCACAGCTAGCAGAAGCGAGCACGATCAGTATGcttataaaagaaaagaaaaaaagatatAAGAACTATGTGAAAACTTTTTTTTGAACTCAAGCTTAGTTGGGCCCAACCATAACTCCGAAGTAAGCCGCTCCTTTGGAACGGAGGATTTTTCCCCCTACGTTTTTCTTATGAAAACGAACTGTTTTCTATAAAATTTCTATATGATTCCTCTAAAATTCCTGTATTTTAAATAAGCTCTAAAGAGAGATTAATGAAAGTGTGCTGCGTACTGCGTGTGGAAAGTGGCGTCGACGTGAGGTACTTGGAtgaatgaatttattgaatttaggAGAAAACCATTCGTATGCTTCCGTTCGAAACGTCCTTTTTCCAACGTAGGAAAAAATAGTGCCGATCGCAATGCTGCAAATTTCTTTATTTATACCACTATATAATTTATCAGTTTAAATTTTGCAAAATTTATCAACCAAATCACTCCCACGTTCATGATTCTAATCAATTAAATAAATTGCATCTAAACTTAATCACACCATAAAAACTAACCACTAATAACATACTCTCTATTACTCACTTAAATCcaattaataatattattttAATCATGCTTCTTCCTAGGAAGAGTCGAGAAAAATGTGCCAGACTACGTCAATGCGTACCGTGCTTGGGATCGTGTACAAACACAGAACTTCTGCTTCTAACCAATTGATACGGTTCCGTTCGCAAGTGCCGCATCATCGCAAGAATTTCTTGCTCGAATCGTACTACCATCAAGATCCAATTAGACAGCGTTTTTCCAGATCTCGCCTTTGTCTAACTGGCCAATTTGTTTATTTAGGTCCCTATACATTGTCGTTCACTAAAACACCCCACTAACATTGTCAATAGTTAAAATAACCCGCAATACATTATTCATGTGTTTGTTGCTAGATTACCCCACTGTTATTTGTTGTGAGTCCAGCCCTGGTATAGTTTCCATTTTACCCCTGTTCAGTCTGCAGATTAGCCATGCTTCAATGGTGCACAGGTAACACTGTCCAAGTGATCTGCAGTTCAATAGATAGTATTTTAGCCAGCAGTAAATATAGGGACCcaaggctagtttgggaaccaaaTTTTCCCAATAAATTTCTAGTTTTTCaagaaaaattagttcattttttcttTGGAAAAATAAAAAACTCTTAAAAATAGAGTTTCTAAACTAGCCCTAAATAAACAAATTTGTCTCGTCTAACAGCTAACATATAGTACCCCAATGGAAAATCGTGAACTCCAGCTGGGATAATCTCTCAGTTATCCGCTAGCGGCCACATTCCTTGACCGTTATTATCGGCATCTAGAGAAAGAAGCTTCCGATCTGCGCTTCTGCCCCTCGGCCACCGGTATCCGTTCCGCGCTAGCTCAGCTCTGGTGCTGCACGGATCCCAGTTCGCCCGCCTCCGCTCCGCTGCGCACCAACACACACGCTCCTCCCGCCTCGTTGCCCCACGGATCCTCTGACGTACTGCACCGTGCAGTTGGGTCACTGCGCGTGGGCCCTGTCGCACGCGGAGCCCACGCGACAGTGGCCCATGCAGTACTGCAGGGGATCCCCACCTCCTCCGACGTCTCTGATCGGCATCGCCTCCGCTAAGAGACCCGCGGTCCACGCTCCCGTCCAAATCCCATCGCCATAAATCTCgccacgcccgcgcccgcgcccgcgcgtgtCTCTTCCCCCCACCACTCCGCCACCGGCGCCGAAGCAGAGCAGCCATGGCCGGCTCCGAGCAGCGCGTCGTCGCCGTCATCATGGTCGGCGGCCCCACCAAAGGTTAGTGCTGCTAGATCTGCGCCGCGCGCCCCCCCGGAACCCCTCCTCTGCCCTCCCTTCTGATCGTTTTGCTCTGGTCCTTGTGTCGGGTGCAGGGACGCGGTTCCGGCCGCTGTCGCTGAACGTGCCCAAGCCGCTCTTCCCTATCGCCGGCCAGCCCATGGTGCACCACCCCATCTCCGCCTGCAGCCGGGTGAGCCACCAATTCCTACGCCCCCTTGTCCTTTGTGGAATTGTGATATCCGTATGGTTCGGTCTGAAAAGGCTTTTGGATCCCAGATCCCCCACCTGGCACAGATATACCTCATCGGGTTCTATGAGGAGCGGGAGTTCGCGCTCTATGTCTCGTCTATCTCCCACGAGCTCAGGATCCCTGTCAGGTTCGTTTCGTGCCCTGATGACGTTTGCTTCTGCATGTCGGGCTACATTTCAGAGCAGTGCCATTGACAGGGTCTCGCCAATTTTTAGGTACCTACGAGAGGATAAGCCTCACGGGTCAGCTGGAGGGCTCTACAGCTTTAGAGATTACATCATGGAAGACAGTCCGGTAATGACTTAGTGCCATAGCCTGATTGTCAGTTTGAATTGTGAAATTGGATTAGTTGCATATTTACAAAGCTGCAGTAATGCAGTGGATTACTTTTTGAATAGTGCTTGCCTATTCAGAACACATTCAGTGGCTGGGGTCTGTAGGAACCTACTACATTGCTATGCGCCTATGCCGGTTGGATCAAAAAACTTTCATCCTCTAAAAGTTGGTTACTGCTTTTGCTTGCTGTTTTGCAGTCACACATAGTTCTGCTGAATTGCGACGTCTGTTCTAGCTTCCCTCTTCCAGACATGCTAGGTAGGTTGTTAGTTAAATTTATCAGTTTGGTGATGGTGTTTCATGATCTTAGACACACTTCTCTAATCACAAGCATGCCTAGTCAGCTAGTATAATGATTGAACATCATGAGGTTGTTCTTTGATTTGCTATTTAAAACGAAATAGCGGGTCCACTTGTCATCAAGCTCACGTCTAACATTGTTCTTGTGCCCCTGGTGGAGTCACTTTAGTCAGACTGTCAGAGTAAGTGGAACATAAGTGTAGTGGTTGGTATTGAATCCGAAGCTGAGCTTGCCATTGGTAGCTTGTTTTTGGCACATTCAGAGGTTACATCATCTTATAGAGATGCATCTTCTTCTAATGTACGGTATTGTACTTAAGGTCACTAAATTATATGGATGTATGTTTTAAAAAGTTTGAAGTATTGTTAGTATAGTGCATAGAAAACGATGAAATGATCGACCGTTATGTGAATAATGGTAAAGTCTCAGTCAATTTTAGGTGTTCTATACATGGATGCTTCACTGCTGAAAGAGTGTTTTAAAGATAATTTAGATGTGCCGATTTAATTTATCATTGGACAATAAATACTTTTTGACAAAACCCTTCATTCATCAAAATTCTTGGGTTTTTATCTCTGGCATAATTGAGAATATGAAACGGATATTTTAGCTTCTGAGCTTTTTTTAATATTGATAGAAATCAACCGTTTATTCCCAGATACTTTGCCTTTCCTTTTTTTCATTACCTTTCTATATAGATGCACAATATGCATCTAAACTTTTATTAATTTTCCATCTATAGCTTTATTGAATAGAGAAACAGAAGATATAAGTCAAACTTGTCCGACGAGGCAACGATAGTGTGTTACACTTCTAATAATTGCCTTTTGTTGTAAGATATTAGATAACTCCATCTACATAGCTTCTGCAGTGCCGGTCTTGTTGGATACCAACAGCTAAATGTATAACTGTTTTCATCATTGTAGAGGCCCATAAAAAGTATGGAGGAATGGGTACTTTACTAGTCAACAAGGTATGCTGATAATATTCTAAAATATTACATATTAATTTGGCCTTTCTCATGCATAATTTGTTACTCCTAACATCATTCCCACTTTTAATATTCTATTCTAACACTTTCAATCAGGTATCAGCAGAGTCAGCAAACCAGTTCGGCGAGTTGGTAGCTGATCCTGAAACAAATGAACTGCTGCACTATACGGAAAAGCCGGAGACTTTTGTGAGTGCAGTTTTGCTCTTTGTTGGTTTATTTGCTCGTTGTAATTTTTTCGGTTGAGATTTTGCATGTCATATTTTTGCTCTGAAATTGATTGCACCTTTCACATGCAATGATTCTCAGTGAGTAATTGGCATAGTTGATAGCAGTAATGCAGTTTATCTATGTGTAGGTGAGTGATCTCATAAATTGCGGAGTATATATATTTACTCCCGATATCCTTAGCGCCATTGAGGATGTCTTAAAACAGAAAAAAGACAGAGGTATTGTCTCATGTTATATTACAACGATTTTCCTTGTAAATGTGTGTGATTGTTTGAAACAGAACATTCTTTGTTTATTCTATTGCTTCAAATGTCAACTTCTCTTAACTAAGTAGATGTAAATGCCTTCTTTACTTTTGACGCAAGTCATTTGGGAAAAAAATGTTTGATTTGCCGATATTcatattcttatattaattcataCATGGGTGCTCTAAAATGTATTACTTGTAGCAGATATTCTAACTCAATCTTCTAGTTCCCTTGATTGACAGTTTTAACACAAGTTTAATCCCTTTAAGTGCTACGTTTCAGCAAATTTGCGGCGTGTATCTAGCATTGAAGCTCTTCATTCAGCAACTAAGTATGTATTCGTGATATATTCTTCATGTTTTTTTCACAAATCTTGTTTTCTGCTGTTAGCCCCTTTCTCTTCACCATTATGTGGTGGTTCTTCCAGAAACTAGCTACTCCCTCCATTCTAGTTATAGGTTGTTTTGGCTTTTCTAAATACAGAGTATCCGAATCAGCCACAGCAGCTGTGGCTGCATCCAAAATTCCAAACAAGTACCAGCAACAGTATTACATAGTTCTACGTCTGCAGCGGTGCAGCTGCACTTAGAAGCGAACATTGCCCACAACTTTTATTATGTATCTAGACATATCATACATCTAGGTGCAGAAAAGCCAAAACGACCGATAATTTGGGATGGAGGGTAGTAGTATACAATTGATATCATTGCTACCAATCCAACTagaaagtatttattattatataGACCTTATAAGCTTAATATAAACAGGGCGCTTCCACCAGACTTTGTTAGGTTAGATCAAGACATTTTATCCCCTCGAGCGGGAAAGAAGGAGCTGTACACATACCAGACACTTGATTTCTGGGAACAGATCAAAACCCCAGGGTATACAAATACTTTTCATGTTTTTTGTAATATATTGGAATTTTTAACTAACCATTGTGTTTCATCTTGATTAGGATGTCTTTGAGATGCTCTGGGTTATATCTCTCTCAGTTTCGCCATACCTCTCCTCATCTTTTAGCCTCAGGAGATGGCAAAAGAACTGCCACTATTGTTGGCGATGTCTATATCCATCCATCTGCCAAGGTGCATCCTACTTCAAAGGTAATGCCTGTTTCGTCTAACTATTTTGGTCAGATTATGATGGGATTATATTCAGTTATCTGTTGTTGGCTAATAATGAAGTGCTTATAGCTTTTAAATCGGAGAATCTATTCAAGAAATAAAATTTAACCAATAATCATGTAACTCTGTAAACAGATTGGCCCAAATGTCTCTATATCAGCAAATGCACGCGTTGGAGCTGGTGCCAGGCTTATCAATTGCATAATTCTGGATGATGTTGAAATTATGGTTGGTTTTCTGTACCTTTGTACCAAGTGATAAATCTTGTTTAGGGACATGAATATCTCATTGTTGTTTTCTTTTGTTTCTGTTTGTGTATCAGGAAAATGCTGTTGTTATACATTCAATTGTAGGGTGGAAATCATCCATTGGAAAATGGTCACGTGTACAGGCAAGCTTTCCTCTTTACCATTTCATTTTTATTCATTTCAAAATTAATGAATCCTCAATCCTCATTATGTATGAAGCTTAAAAAGCTTGTCTTAGGATTCTTTCTCAAGTTCAATTCAAGAAGCGTGACTGCATGAGCATTGTCCTAGTGTTACAATGATCATTCTCTCTGCCAAGATTATGCTTCTGAAATCTGAACAGTTCAGTGCACCTAGTTTTCTTGAATCGATGTTTGATAGTTCCAACCGCAAAGCTAATAAATTCCACGTTGAACATTGGATGCAAATAGTTTAGTTACAACATTTGAAATCGGTGCGACTATGCATGCCTGTATGATCTACTCTTTTCCTGAGCACATCAGCTGGCTTCATTTAATGGAAGTTTTGTTCTGAATTCAGGGCGAAGGTGATCACAATGCCAAACTTGGCATTACTATTCTTGGTAAGACCCAAATTGATGATTTACAACAGTATTCCAAATAATTTTGTGATAATTTCGTTTCTGGAattgacatcctattttaacaCAGGTGAAGCCgttgatgttgaagatgaagtaGTTGTAGTTAACAGCATCGTGCTCCCAAATAAAACTCTCAATGTCAGTGTCCAAGAGGAGATCATCCTATAATAACCATCGTTTTTTTTTGTCTAATTCCATATAAGGTCTGAGTACCAATCACATAGTTTAAGTTTATTCGTTCTCACCATGTAATGTAACCTTCCATTAGATTGAGATTATTAGTTTGCATTTATACCTGTCTTGCAGCATGACACTGCACAATCTTGACTTGCTATGCTACTTTGGTTAGCGATTGTGGTGATGTAAAAAATGTACAAACAGGTGACACCATTTTTTGTGAGAATGACTCAAGACATTACATCAAATGTGAATTCAACTGCGTGTTGTATAAatttttaacaaaaatgcatGAGCAGTTAGAGCACTACTCTATCAGAAATTTGTTGCAAACTCTAGGGGCTTAGGACGTGAGCCTAGCTTAGCTGGTTGGGTGAGAGGTGTGATCATACACCGAACCCCACTAGGTTCAAATTCTCTCTTGGCTTAAATTTGGATGCTGATTTTTCTGTTCTTTTAGGCCTTGTTTGGCAATCCTATCTTCCCAAGGAATTTCTATTTTTtcaagagaaattagttcattttacttttaaaaaaatgaaaatttgagCGTAATATGGGTTTAAGCTGGCCTGTGTCACCTGAGAGTAGTAGTGGTGATgatctctaaattttacactataaacttCATGGATCAGATCGTATTTAGGTCATACTCTATTTCTATTCTTTTTTATCTAAAATTAACTGAGggctcaaataaatcatgaagaATCATTTGGATCGTAATCCATTATTGCCCTTATATTAGAGGTGTCTCTCATCTCTCCTCTCCTCTTGTAAGGATGAAGATCTATACCAGCGGTTGCGTTTTTTAATAGAAGAGCTTTAAAATCTGTGTTCTTAGTTTAACATCCCTTTCTAATAGTAAAAATGTCTCATCCATTACTGCTAAAGAGAGAATCGTGAACTAGGTTACTGAGCAAAACCTTGACTGTATGGCTTGTTCAAGATCTCAGACTCAACAGGTAAGCTTAATTCAGTCTTACTATTCTAATGTGAACTAGCACGTATTATACCAACTATCCTACAATCAAGCTATTTTCTACATCGCCAGCAGCATTACTGCAAAAACCTTTCTCCAAGTCCAGACTTCACTTATGGCAATCTTCAGGGAAAGATGTAGGGATTTCTCGTGGTGAAACCATTGTCGACACGCACCCAAACTGAAATGATCAGGCAAACAGATTTTAACAAAACACAAAATGTACGTTAGAGCAACAAAACGGTGGATGTACCTTGGGGTCCTTGTACTTCTTCCTGGTGGCTTCCTGATCTGGGCACCTTATTGTCAACTGCAGTTCATGTAtgacataaatggatttctgcagATCAAAGACTTTATACCCCGTGTTTTGTTCAAGTGTCAAGTTCTGCAAAATTGTAAACAATAAAGTCAGAAAAGAGAACTATACACACTGATATCAGAAAACCCTACACCTTAGATACACCCTCTATCCCAAAATAATGTCCCATTCTAGCTAAGAATCTGGTTAATCGTTTATCTAGACTCATATTTACTAGAATGGTACTTTTCGGGAAGGGAGGGTGCAGTTGGCAATAAAAGCCATGTTGTCTTTACCCAAGGACGAGTCTTTGGGTGGATTGTGAATCTAGCTACAAACAAGCAGGCAGCAGCAACTACTGAGGGTAGGTAGCTTATGCAGTCATAATCCAGCAAGCTCAAATCCGCAAGGTAGCTGCACACGAACTCAAGTTTTTCTCTGCTTGTACTCTGAATTTTGAATAAAAAACAGATTATCGGGAAAAAAAACAATAAGAGAAGTAAATGCACATGCTCCAAAGTACTACTTACATTGCCTCCACGACATGAAGCTATGAATTGCCTAAAACAGACAGTAATCTAATATTAATCTGCACTTTTCTAAGTCCAGTAAGGCATAATTCCTATATGGTATCAATGTTTTCAAGTCCTTCGATTAATCATGATTAATAATCCAAGTCGGTTTGAACCAATCACGATTAATTGTCCAAGTGGTCCGACTAATCATGATTAATTGCGATTAATTGTCCAAGCCGGTCAACCAGAATGACCAGCAAGAGACTTGGAAACATTGTATGGTAAGATACAAAGGGAAGTTATGTCAAATGCTATGCTCGTTCTAAGCACAGTTAAAAATGGAGAAGACATACCGTAAAAATGTTGTTACAGTGGGACCCCCAATCTGAAAGTTAAGAGATTTCAGTAAGTCAGCCTCCATCTTCACCACCTGTGTTGCATACAGAATAGAAGTGTGTGTCTATCATCTACGGTCCAGGggaaatgaaaatatgcaattgaAAGTTCAGCAGAAGAAAGGCTACTTGCTGCTTGGTGTAAGTGTTATCCATGCTATTAATGTATATGTTCACCTTCATCTCAGCAGACTCAATTTCTTCATACTTGCTGCAACATTTGAAATATGCAGATCAAAGAGCAATTTTAAAAGAAAAACAAAACGGAGGAAACGGTTTAGTCCCTTACGCAGCAACGAGCAATGCAGTGACAGCCAGTAGTTGCAGCTTGTCCCGAGCAACGACATTCATTGTGAGGAAGCGGTCCACGTAGGAAACCGCGAGGTGGAGAGTTTCTGCGTGAAGCTCGAATTCTTCAGCCAACACCACCAACCAGTCCACAACGACAGCCCTCATTTTGGGGCAGATGTCTTTCTGGATATCCTGAAAGTAGCCAGGGCTTGGCCTCCTCAACGGTTCAACCTAATTTCAGAAAGTTTAGCCCATTCTCAGTGAGTATTTCATTAGAGTTTCATTCTCATTAAATGAAATACCATAAGATATGGGAGAGTTTCATGAGGATGAAACTCGGTATATACTGTTTACGAGACAAATGTTAACATGACATCTTAGAAATAGTGTGATGAAACTGTGCATTGAGAATGACATTAGAGAAAGTGGTACCTCTTTTAAAGGCTAACAATTCCACATCTCCACACAAAAGCTAAGATAATTGAATTGAGCTCTAGAGGAGGACCTGTGAAGGTGTTGCGGCCTGTGGACCTAGTTACCTAGGCATCGCAACCTCTAGACGAGGACCTTGaccacagctgcactaagcaacATCCTAGTGCAACCACTGTCCACTTACCTAGCCAGCAGCAGCTAAAAGCTAAGAAAACATATGAACGTCTCACTTCAACGAAATTTAAATCACATAATCCCCGCTAATCAAGTTGGTCAAATCTCATCGCTGAAGCGTACATCATGAGAGCACCCCTCTGAAATGAGGCCGTTAGACTGTCCGCAGATATCTACGACTTTATTAGCACAACACATGGGGTTAGCATCAGGTCAGTAAAACAGCTCATCTATCGAAGTGCAAGTGCAAGATATACAACAACTATAATTAGTAATCAATGCTATCAACTACTACGACCACACATTCACAGCCCAAAACAACCAAACATGAGATGTAAATACGGCCAACGCATGTTCCCAGGCACAGTGGAAAGGGTGGGAATCTCAAGAGGTCCTCACCTCCAGGGACCGGAGGTACCGGTCGATGTCTCCGACGTACGGCGCAACCGCCGCTTCAGGGTAAGGCGGCTTCGTGTCCAACAGCCAGCGCGCGGAGTCTCCGGAGTCCGGACTCCCGCCGTTTCCTCGCCTCCTCCGCCTCGCCCTCAATCCGCGCCGCCGACCGCGTTCTCGGCTTCGATGGCCGCGGCGCCGAGTCGTGGTTCATGTTCGCTCCGCTGGACGTGGCGAGCTCGGCCAGGGCCTTGCGCTTCCCCCGTGGCCTATTGAGAGGCGGCGCCGAGTGCGCGGAGACGCAGAGTTTCCCTTGTTCTTCATCGCCTCTGAGTCCGACCTCCGGATCCGGATTCGTTCCTCCGATTGCCTTGGCTTTCCGCTTGGGTTTGCATGGTTTGGTTCGGGTCGGGCAATGAGTGAAGCGCCAGGGTTCGTTTGGGGTCCTGGGAAGTGGGAAGATTGATGCGGTTAGAAGTTTTGAGATGGCCTTGTGGTGGGCATCTGCAGGGCCGATTTTTTTTTTACCTTCTTTATGAAAAAAGTAAGCATTT
It encodes:
- the LOC100191571 gene encoding uncharacterized protein LOC100191571; this translates as MAGSEQRVVAVIMVGGPTKGTRFRPLSLNVPKPLFPIAGQPMVHHPISACSRIPHLAQIYLIGFYEEREFALYVSSISHELRIPVRYLREDKPHGSAGGLYSFRDYIMEDSPSHIVLLNCDVCSSFPLPDMLEAHKKYGGMGTLLVNKVSAESANQFGELVADPETNELLHYTEKPETFVSDLINCGVYIFTPDILSAIEDVLKQKKDRANLRRVSSIEALHSATKALPPDFVRLDQDILSPRAGKKELYTYQTLDFWEQIKTPGMSLRCSGLYLSQFRHTSPHLLASGDGKRTATIVGDVYIHPSAKVHPTSKIGPNVSISANARVGAGARLINCIILDDVEIMENAVVIHSIVGWKSSIGKWSRVQGEGDHNAKLGITILGEAVDVEDEVVVVNSIVLPNKTLNVSVQEEIIL
- the LOC100191571 gene encoding uncharacterized protein isoform X1, giving the protein MAGSEQRVVAVIMVGGPTKGTRFRPLSLNVPKPLFPIAGQPMVHHPISACSRIPHLAQIYLIGFYEEREFALYVSSISHELRIPVRYLREDKPHGSAGGLYSFRDYIMEDSPSHIVLLNCDVCSSFPLPDMLEAHKKYGGMGTLLVNKVSAESANQFGELVADPETNELLHYTEKPETFVSDLINCGVYIFTPDILSAIEDVLKQKKDRANLRRVSSIEALHSATKMSLRCSGLYLSQFRHTSPHLLASGDGKRTATIVGDVYIHPSAKVHPTSKIGPNVSISANARVGAGARLINCIILDDVEIMENAVVIHSIVGWKSSIGKWSRVQGEGDHNAKLGITILGEAVDVEDEVVVVNSIVLPNKTLNVSVQEEIIL